In Salisediminibacterium beveridgei, one DNA window encodes the following:
- a CDS encoding NHL repeat-containing protein gives MLIKKWLIPLTGLMIVSGCFGSDNDDAEENLEPNDNSPEESDEVQDGQEDSALDLSIGAIASFSGLNGMGYADGNSEETQFNHPADIIPFDEGFLVADSGNHLIRYVSMSGQSETFAGGYEIYDDYGEPEGGFKDGASEDARFDTPLGLIFDEESDTVYVADAENGAIRSIDEDGNVETLREDLEYPTSLVIMEENLIVSDAGSHRIQQIDLSSGDMTVLAGGDYEQEDGREVGRFVDGQGEEAGFNEPFGLAVSGENIIVADSGNQRIRQVTGGGEVTTIAGTGEDLIPGADYIAPGIEDGPTAEAKFNFPRSVEVLADDAILVADTYNHRIRLITDDEVIPVAGHGVHGLKDGSVEEALFDGPYSVAVFDERIWVTDHWNHMVRAIELTN, from the coding sequence ATGCTGATAAAAAAATGGCTTATTCCGTTGACGGGTCTGATGATCGTATCCGGCTGCTTCGGATCAGATAATGATGATGCTGAAGAAAATCTTGAACCCAATGATAACAGCCCGGAAGAATCTGATGAGGTCCAGGATGGACAGGAGGATTCAGCTTTGGATTTGAGCATAGGTGCCATCGCATCCTTTAGCGGTCTTAATGGAATGGGTTATGCTGATGGTAATTCTGAAGAGACGCAGTTTAATCATCCGGCTGATATCATCCCATTTGATGAAGGGTTCCTGGTTGCAGATTCCGGCAATCATCTGATTCGTTATGTGTCCATGTCCGGTCAATCGGAAACTTTTGCAGGTGGCTATGAGATTTATGATGATTATGGTGAACCTGAAGGTGGTTTCAAAGATGGAGCGAGTGAAGATGCCCGATTTGACACACCCCTCGGACTTATCTTCGATGAAGAATCCGATACCGTCTATGTGGCAGATGCTGAAAACGGTGCCATCCGAAGTATTGATGAGGATGGTAATGTGGAAACATTGAGAGAGGATCTGGAATACCCGACATCTCTTGTCATTATGGAAGAAAATTTGATCGTGTCTGATGCAGGGAGTCACCGTATCCAGCAAATCGATCTCTCTTCCGGTGACATGACAGTCCTGGCCGGTGGGGATTATGAGCAGGAAGACGGACGGGAAGTCGGACGTTTTGTTGATGGTCAAGGAGAAGAAGCAGGATTTAACGAGCCTTTTGGCCTTGCGGTCTCGGGGGAAAACATCATTGTGGCTGATTCCGGCAACCAGCGGATCCGTCAGGTGACAGGTGGAGGAGAAGTAACAACGATAGCCGGAACGGGAGAGGATCTGATTCCGGGGGCTGACTATATTGCACCTGGAATCGAAGACGGACCAACAGCTGAAGCGAAGTTCAATTTCCCACGAAGCGTTGAAGTCCTGGCGGACGATGCCATTCTTGTTGCAGACACCTATAATCACCGGATCCGGTTGATTACGGATGATGAAGTGATCCCTGTTGCAGGTCATGGTGTACACGGTTTGAAAGACGGTTCCGTTGAAGAAGCCTTGTTTGATGGCCCCTACAGTGTCGCCGTTTTCGATGAACGCATATGGGTGACAGATCATTGGAATCATATGGTCAGGGCAATTGAACTGACGAACTGA
- a CDS encoding FecR domain-containing protein, producing the protein MKSKLIVISALLFHSFFMFPVFPLNQVDAATSEPQARLAEVEGDVFVRRGGGLAEYEGFNGMGLFDGDEIRTSDDGALRVEFDSEDATTIDHHSKVMVTAKQEDDGEQSTVKLWTGKVWNKVKRVMNIDDSYDVETPTTVMGVRGTLYYSTHAPEESASDTTVIDGSVEVSMNRLIPTDEEDPVQEIGPIESHSQSVEDEKLNEGNDPDINEMTDDMGDLMVTDAIFDIIETTRETDMERDLDEADIDGLFESLDERLRSYNLSEVFNQMVDRLDSTERVTEISERIEQRNERLEEMREESLDRSNRTRERVSDTLNRLRDLGLTDEEIDSRFEEQRRRPEEFELQGTAEETEGPSDTQPASPEGSSPDPAEPTSPAPSAATVPTQPVAPSPEDEEEEEDEPAFVTDPDEDEETSDPESTEEEDETSEPDPPEEEDPFAGVFDFLNTVIAYDMSVWLDWSDITDEADYDELYLYIDDERETENLTESGTWLPIEREFNEDTSFVLKGYTGEQLRVESEVETPQIIFPGEFGYDEENSTITSDTAELILNESYSPEAFDVRVSDMDGSEVNEDNLSFDGDTVSVNNLEAETMYQVELIARNGEFTETEVFDFTTDTPPVETIDFLDTVIAYDMSVWLDWSDITDEADYDELYLYIDDERETEDLTESGTWLPIEREFNEDTSFVLKGYTGEQLRVESEVETPQIIFPGEFGYDEENSTITSDTAELILNESYSPEAFDVRVSDMDGSEVNEDNVSFDGDTVSVNNLEAETMYQVELIARNGEFSETEVFDFTTDAPPVETIDFLDTVIAYDMSVWLDWSDITDEADFDELYLYIDDERESDDLTESGTWLPIEREFNEDTSFVLKGYSGDQLRVESEVETPQIIFPGEFGYDEENSTITSDTAELILNESYSPEAFDVRVSDMDGSEVNEDNVSFDGDTVSVNNLEAETMYQVELIARNDEFTETEVFDFTTDAPPVETIGYLDTVIAYDMSVWLDWSDITDEADYDELYLYIDDERETEDLTESGAWFPIEREFNEDTSFVLKGYTGERQRIESEMATPEIIFWGSFGYDMINSSINTETAGLILNETYPPEAFDVTVTEVGGEEISEDNFNFEGDTLSINGLTPETMYEVELIARNGEFSETEVFDFTTDAPPVETIDFLDTVIAYDMSFWVDWSDITDEADYDELYLYIDDERETEDLTESGAWLPIEREFNEDTSFVLKGYSGEQLRVESEIETPQIIFPGSFTYDSEEGNITSDTAELILNESYSPEAFDVTVTEVDGEEISEDNFNFDGDTLSINGLTPETMYEVELIARNGEFSETEVFDFTTDAPPVETIDFLDTVIAYDMSVWLDWSDITDEVDYDELYLYIDDERESDNLTESGTWLSFEREFNEDTEFSLRGYSGEQLRVESEIETPELILFSSFNYDMDNSSITSVTADLELTETYQTDAFNVRVENLDTGEEVSEDNVTFEGDTIFINDLTPGTMYQVELIARNGEFSETEVFDFTTEQDIDFEPQTFSFVDAGITDQENQESVDEELEVEDSDQKPADVSSVEESELKKDKADNSSEQEQVKKDDEYTEETDFEDVKTENDSSSDEVTEEKDNSKDKSQEEEASPEDTKKEDTAVDKEFDKEKEENTEQNKLEKNEEEEKESDENIDQEEIRDEEQDNEDDEEAGEDDEND; encoded by the coding sequence ATGAAGAGTAAACTCATCGTTATATCTGCATTACTTTTTCATTCGTTCTTCATGTTTCCGGTTTTCCCTCTGAATCAGGTTGATGCCGCAACATCAGAACCCCAGGCCCGTCTTGCGGAAGTCGAAGGGGATGTGTTTGTACGGAGAGGAGGCGGCCTTGCCGAGTATGAAGGCTTTAACGGTATGGGCCTCTTTGATGGTGATGAAATCAGAACATCGGATGACGGGGCCCTGCGGGTAGAATTTGATTCTGAGGACGCAACAACGATCGACCATCATTCAAAGGTGATGGTTACTGCCAAACAGGAAGATGATGGGGAACAGTCAACGGTTAAACTGTGGACAGGGAAAGTCTGGAATAAAGTGAAGCGGGTCATGAATATTGATGACTCTTATGATGTGGAAACACCAACGACCGTCATGGGTGTTCGGGGGACACTTTATTACTCGACGCATGCCCCCGAAGAATCGGCATCTGACACGACTGTTATTGACGGAAGTGTAGAAGTTTCCATGAACCGGCTGATCCCGACAGATGAGGAAGACCCTGTTCAGGAAATCGGACCTATAGAGAGTCATAGTCAATCCGTTGAGGACGAAAAATTAAACGAAGGTAATGATCCTGATATCAATGAAATGACCGACGATATGGGTGATCTCATGGTCACTGATGCGATCTTTGATATCATCGAAACGACCCGGGAAACAGATATGGAGCGGGACCTGGACGAAGCTGACATTGACGGATTGTTTGAATCGTTGGATGAGAGGTTAAGAAGTTATAATCTGTCGGAAGTATTTAACCAAATGGTTGACCGACTGGATTCTACTGAGAGAGTGACTGAAATATCCGAACGTATCGAACAACGAAATGAGCGTCTGGAAGAAATGCGTGAGGAATCGTTGGATAGGTCCAATCGAACCCGTGAACGGGTGAGTGATACTCTGAATCGCCTTCGGGATTTGGGATTGACTGATGAAGAGATCGATTCACGTTTTGAAGAACAACGCAGACGTCCTGAGGAATTTGAATTACAGGGAACAGCTGAAGAAACAGAAGGTCCTTCAGATACACAACCTGCATCACCAGAGGGATCGTCACCAGATCCAGCTGAGCCAACATCACCGGCTCCTTCAGCTGCAACGGTGCCAACACAACCTGTTGCACCTTCACCGGAAGATGAAGAAGAAGAGGAAGACGAACCAGCATTTGTAACGGATCCGGATGAAGATGAGGAAACTTCTGATCCTGAATCTACAGAAGAGGAAGATGAAACGAGCGAACCTGATCCTCCCGAAGAAGAAGACCCTTTTGCTGGCGTTTTTGACTTCCTGAATACAGTGATCGCCTATGACATGAGCGTGTGGCTGGACTGGTCAGATATCACAGACGAGGCGGACTATGACGAACTGTATCTGTATATCGATGACGAGCGTGAGACGGAGAACCTGACAGAGAGCGGCACGTGGCTTCCGATTGAACGGGAGTTCAACGAAGACACCTCCTTTGTGCTGAAAGGGTACACCGGCGAACAATTGAGAGTCGAATCGGAGGTCGAAACGCCACAGATCATCTTCCCGGGCGAGTTCGGCTACGACGAGGAGAACAGCACGATCACGTCGGATACGGCAGAACTGATCCTGAATGAAAGCTATTCGCCGGAGGCGTTTGATGTTCGTGTATCAGACATGGACGGCAGCGAAGTAAATGAAGATAACCTCAGCTTTGACGGCGACACGGTATCTGTTAATAATCTGGAAGCGGAAACGATGTACCAGGTGGAACTCATTGCCCGAAATGGCGAGTTTACTGAGACGGAAGTCTTCGACTTTACGACAGACACACCGCCTGTGGAGACAATCGACTTCCTGGACACGGTGATTGCCTATGACATGAGCGTGTGGCTGGACTGGTCGGATATCACGGATGAGGCGGACTATGACGAGCTGTATCTGTATATCGATGACGAGCGTGAGACGGAGGACCTGACAGAGAGCGGCACGTGGCTCCCGATTGAACGGGAGTTCAACGAAGACACCTCCTTTGTGCTGAAAGGGTACACCGGCGAACAATTGAGAGTCGAATCGGAGGTCGAAACGCCACAGATCATCTTCCCGGGCGAGTTCGGCTACGACGAGGAGAACAGCACGATCACGTCGGATACGGCAGAACTGATCCTGAATGAAAGCTATTCGCCGGAGGCGTTTGATGTTCGTGTATCAGACATGGACGGCAGCGAAGTAAATGAAGATAACGTCAGCTTTGACGGCGACACGGTATCTGTTAATAATCTGGAAGCGGAAACGATGTACCAGGTGGAACTCATTGCCCGAAATGGCGAGTTCAGTGAGACGGAAGTCTTCGACTTTACAACAGACGCACCGCCTGTGGAGACAATCGACTTCCTCGATACAGTCATTGCCTATGACATGAGCGTGTGGCTGGACTGGTCGGATATCACGGATGAGGCGGACTTTGACGAGCTGTATCTGTATATCGATGACGAGCGTGAGTCGGATGATCTGACGGAGAGCGGAACGTGGCTCCCGATTGAACGGGAGTTCAACGAAGATACCTCCTTTGTGCTGAAAGGATACAGCGGCGACCAGCTGAGAGTCGAATCGGAGGTCGAAACGCCACAGATCATCTTCCCGGGCGAGTTCGGCTACGACGAGGAGAACAGCACGATCACGTCGGATACGGCAGAACTGATCCTGAATGAAAGCTATTCGCCGGAGGCGTTTGATGTTCGTGTATCAGACATGGACGGCAGCGAAGTAAATGAAGATAACGTCAGCTTTGACGGCGACACGGTATCTGTTAATAATCTGGAAGCGGAAACGATGTACCAGGTGGAACTCATTGCCCGAAATGACGAGTTTACTGAGACGGAAGTCTTCGACTTTACGACAGACGCACCGCCTGTGGAAACAATCGGCTACCTCGATACAGTCATTGCCTATGACATGAGCGTGTGGCTGGACTGGTCGGATATCACGGATGAGGCGGACTATGACGAACTGTATCTGTATATCGATGACGAGCGTGAAACGGAGGATTTGACAGAGAGCGGGGCATGGTTCCCGATTGAACGGGAGTTCAACGAAGACACCTCCTTTGTGCTGAAGGGGTACACTGGCGAGCGGCAGAGGATAGAGTCGGAAATGGCGACACCGGAAATCATCTTCTGGGGCAGTTTCGGCTATGACATGATAAACAGCTCAATCAATACGGAAACGGCAGGTCTGATCCTGAATGAAACGTACCCGCCTGAAGCGTTTGATGTCACCGTCACGGAAGTCGGCGGCGAAGAAATAAGTGAGGACAACTTCAACTTTGAGGGAGATACACTATCCATCAATGGTCTGACACCTGAAACGATGTACGAGGTGGAACTCATTGCCCGAAATGGCGAGTTCAGTGAGACGGAAGTCTTCGACTTTACGACAGACGCACCACCTGTGGAGACAATCGACTTCCTCGATACAGTCATTGCCTATGACATGAGCTTCTGGGTGGACTGGTCGGATATCACGGATGAGGCGGACTATGACGAACTGTATCTGTATATCGATGACGAGCGTGAGACGGAGGATCTGACAGAGAGCGGGGCATGGCTCCCGATTGAACGGGAGTTCAACGAAGACACCTCCTTTGTGCTGAAAGGGTACAGCGGCGAACAATTGAGAGTCGAATCGGAGATCGAAACGCCACAGATCATCTTCCCGGGGAGCTTCACCTATGACTCGGAAGAAGGCAATATCACATCAGATACGGCAGAACTGATCCTGAATGAAAGCTATTCACCGGAAGCGTTTGATGTGACGGTCACGGAAGTGGACGGCGAAGAAATAAGTGAGGACAACTTCAACTTTGACGGCGATACACTATCCATCAATGGCCTGACACCGGAAACGATGTACGAGGTGGAACTCATTGCCCGAAATGGCGAGTTCAGTGAGACGGAAGTCTTCGACTTTACGACAGACGCACCGCCTGTGGAAACAATCGACTTCCTGGACACGGTGATTGCTTATGACATGAGCGTGTGGCTGGACTGGTCGGATATCACGGATGAGGTGGACTATGACGAGCTGTATCTGTATATCGATGACGAGCGTGAGTCGGATAACCTGACTGAAAGCGGCACTTGGCTTTCATTTGAAAGAGAATTTAATGAAGATACAGAATTTTCCTTAAGAGGCTATTCCGGCGAACAACTGCGGGTTGAATCAGAGATTGAGACACCGGAGCTGATCTTATTTTCCAGCTTCAACTATGATATGGATAACAGCAGCATCACGTCAGTGACTGCGGACTTGGAATTGACCGAGACGTATCAGACTGATGCTTTCAATGTCCGGGTGGAGAATCTGGATACTGGGGAAGAAGTAAGTGAAGACAATGTCACCTTTGAAGGTGACACGATATTCATTAATGACTTGACACCAGGGACGATGTACCAGGTCGAACTCATTGCCCGAAACGGCGAGTTCAGTGAGACGGAAGTCTTCGACTTTACGACAGAACAGGACATTGACTTTGAACCCCAAACATTCAGTTTCGTGGATGCAGGAATTACTGACCAAGAAAATCAAGAATCTGTTGATGAAGAGTTGGAAGTTGAGGATTCTGATCAAAAACCGGCAGATGTTTCATCAGTTGAAGAATCGGAATTGAAAAAAGATAAAGCCGATAACTCATCTGAGCAAGAGCAGGTAAAAAAGGACGATGAATATACCGAAGAAACGGATTTTGAAGATGTGAAGACAGAGAATGATTCCAGCTCTGATGAAGTGACTGAAGAAAAAGACAATTCTAAAGACAAGAGTCAAGAGGAAGAAGCAAGTCCGGAAGATACGAAAAAAGAGGATACTGCAGTTGATAAAGAGTTTGATAAAGAAAAAGAAGAAAATACGGAGCAAAATAAATTAGAGAAAAATGAAGAGGAAGAAAAAGAAAGTGACGAAAACATCGATCAGGAAGAAATCCGTGATGAAGAACAGGACAATGAAGATGACGAAGAAGCAGGAGAGGATGATGAGAATGACTAA
- a CDS encoding CHASE2 domain-containing protein — protein sequence MLRRLIVGVCIGGLALVFYYLDTFYVIEHNFTDRFFREERETDYRIKILAIDEDSLEDVGRWPWPRDVMAEVTSDLADGGAEAVWVDVLYAESSPVEEEDEALEEALATHDEILLPVYFQFDSLQAEAGTALEYRTMFEPIYENYNMDDTGHINVLADEDRVVRQGLLGVESPDGNMIPAISVVLANQLLEEGEQITYDEGGNRWLRGAGEIPTDDWSRMGFSYASSPQQSTFSVYSFKDVLDGTIPPDYFSQSIVLIGPYATGLQDEYLTPMSNTIPMFGVEIHANIIQSLLDEQYYERTSLPVGLLVVGLMFAVPFSIFEAVRARWATGLLFVFLVGYVIFVGVWFDISQMLLPFTYALAAIIFAYVSSVVIQYIQETLEKKRVRDTFGRYVSQNVVDDILDSNEEIKVGGTKKAVTLMFIDIRGFTTLSEKMDPEKVIDILNDYLDLCAQSIFKFEGTIDKFMGDGVMAIYGAPIDQEDHALRAVKTALDIQKQSEALTAKIKEQYDYEIGFGIGINSGECIVGNVGSKDRLDYTAIGDDVNLAARLESKAKAMQILISDKTYEKIKDDVDVTKLEPVMVKGKEKSIQVYQVEKIKGGGAA from the coding sequence ATGCTCAGGCGATTGATTGTCGGTGTTTGCATTGGAGGATTGGCACTGGTTTTTTATTACTTAGATACGTTTTACGTCATTGAACATAATTTCACCGATCGTTTTTTCCGTGAAGAACGGGAGACAGATTACCGGATTAAAATTCTGGCCATCGATGAAGACAGTCTTGAGGATGTCGGTCGCTGGCCCTGGCCAAGGGATGTGATGGCTGAGGTCACCTCTGACCTTGCTGATGGCGGGGCGGAAGCGGTATGGGTGGATGTCCTTTACGCTGAATCAAGTCCTGTGGAGGAAGAGGACGAAGCGTTGGAGGAAGCATTAGCGACCCATGATGAAATCCTCTTACCTGTTTATTTTCAATTCGATTCCCTTCAGGCAGAAGCAGGAACAGCTTTGGAATACCGTACCATGTTTGAACCGATTTATGAAAATTACAACATGGATGATACCGGTCATATCAATGTACTGGCCGATGAAGACCGGGTGGTCCGGCAGGGACTCCTCGGTGTGGAATCGCCTGATGGCAATATGATCCCGGCGATCAGCGTCGTACTTGCCAATCAGTTGTTAGAAGAAGGGGAACAGATTACATATGACGAAGGCGGCAACCGCTGGCTGAGGGGAGCAGGTGAAATACCGACCGATGATTGGAGCCGCATGGGATTCTCTTATGCTTCATCTCCCCAGCAGTCAACGTTTTCTGTCTACTCATTTAAGGATGTCCTTGACGGCACGATTCCACCAGATTATTTCAGTCAGTCGATCGTCCTGATTGGTCCATACGCGACAGGACTGCAGGATGAATACTTAACCCCCATGAGCAATACCATACCGATGTTCGGCGTCGAGATCCACGCCAACATCATTCAGAGTTTACTGGACGAGCAGTATTATGAACGGACATCCCTTCCGGTGGGCTTACTGGTTGTCGGATTGATGTTTGCCGTGCCCTTTTCAATATTTGAAGCAGTACGTGCTCGCTGGGCCACAGGACTGTTATTCGTCTTTTTAGTCGGCTACGTCATTTTCGTCGGCGTCTGGTTTGATATCAGTCAAATGCTCTTGCCGTTCACCTATGCGCTTGCAGCGATCATTTTTGCTTATGTGTCGTCGGTGGTCATTCAATACATTCAGGAGACGCTCGAGAAGAAGCGAGTGCGGGATACTTTTGGCCGCTATGTCTCACAGAACGTTGTGGATGATATTCTCGATTCCAATGAAGAGATTAAAGTCGGTGGAACGAAGAAAGCGGTGACGCTTATGTTTATCGATATCCGGGGCTTTACCACCCTCTCAGAAAAAATGGATCCGGAAAAAGTGATCGATATCTTAAACGACTACCTCGACCTCTGCGCCCAGTCCATTTTCAAATTCGAAGGCACGATCGATAAGTTCATGGGTGATGGGGTCATGGCGATCTACGGGGCGCCCATTGACCAGGAGGATCATGCGCTCCGTGCTGTGAAAACGGCGCTGGACATACAAAAGCAAAGTGAAGCACTGACAGCCAAAATTAAGGAACAATATGATTACGAGATCGGTTTTGGGATCGGTATAAATTCAGGCGAGTGCATTGTCGGGAATGTCGGTTCCAAGGACAGACTGGATTATACGGCAATCGGTGATGATGTGAATCTTGCAGCAAGGCTTGAGTCTAAAGCAAAGGCCATGCAGATCCTGATCAGTGACAAAACATACGAAAAAATCAAAGATGATGTGGATGTGACAAAATTGGAACCGGTCATGGTTAAAGGTAAGGAAAAGTCGATTCAGGTTTATCAAGTAGAGAAGATCAAAGGGGGAGGCGCTGCATGA